From the genome of Bosea sp. Tri-49, one region includes:
- a CDS encoding tripartite tricarboxylate transporter substrate binding protein BugD, giving the protein MKAVILGLAAGLALAGPASLSAQDFPSKPISMVMPYAAGGPGDTLTRILAQSMSGHLKQQVIVENLAGAGGTIGSARVSSAPPDGHTLLLIHVSQATNPFLYPNLKYDVMKDFEPVGLVADLPSVFVARKDLAPKSFAELIAYVKQNAEKATYAHAGVGSASHLCGLLFAEAAAVKLTQVAYRGSGPAMNDLIGGQVDFICDQIVNVVPNVEGGTIKAYAVTSKEPAKALPNLPTADKAGLPGFDLTIWYGLFAPKGTPKPVVDKLVAALDVALKDRAVRDNFAKLGAEAVSAERATPEALRKHLQAELDKWGPVIKKAGVTGQ; this is encoded by the coding sequence ATGAAAGCTGTCATACTGGGGCTGGCCGCCGGCCTGGCTCTCGCCGGCCCGGCAAGCTTGTCCGCCCAGGATTTTCCGAGCAAGCCGATCTCGATGGTGATGCCCTATGCGGCTGGCGGACCCGGCGACACCCTGACCCGCATCTTGGCTCAGTCGATGAGCGGCCACCTCAAGCAGCAGGTCATCGTCGAGAACCTCGCCGGTGCGGGCGGCACGATCGGCAGCGCACGCGTCTCCTCGGCCCCGCCCGACGGGCACACGCTGCTGTTGATCCATGTCAGCCAGGCCACGAACCCGTTCCTCTATCCAAACCTCAAATATGACGTGATGAAGGATTTCGAGCCGGTCGGTCTGGTTGCCGATCTGCCGTCGGTGTTCGTCGCCCGCAAGGATCTGGCGCCGAAGAGCTTCGCCGAGTTGATCGCCTATGTGAAGCAGAACGCCGAGAAGGCGACCTATGCCCATGCCGGAGTCGGCTCCGCTTCGCATCTGTGCGGGCTGCTCTTCGCCGAGGCGGCGGCCGTCAAGCTGACCCAGGTGGCCTATCGCGGCAGCGGTCCGGCGATGAACGACCTGATCGGCGGCCAGGTCGACTTCATCTGCGACCAGATCGTCAACGTCGTCCCCAATGTCGAGGGCGGCACGATCAAGGCCTATGCCGTGACCAGCAAGGAGCCGGCCAAGGCGTTGCCGAACCTGCCCACTGCCGACAAAGCCGGGCTTCCTGGCTTCGATCTCACCATCTGGTATGGATTGTTCGCGCCAAAGGGCACGCCCAAGCCGGTGGTCGACAAACTTGTCGCCGCGCTCGACGTCGCGCTGAAGGACAGGGCGGTGCGGGACAACTTCGCCAAGCTCGGCGCGGAGGCTGTCTCCGCCGAGCGGGCGACGCCGGAAGCACTGCGCAAGCACCTCCAGGCCGAGCTCGACAAATGGGGCCCGGTCATCAAGAAGGCCGGCGTCACCGGCCAGTGA
- a CDS encoding enolase C-terminal domain-like protein encodes MKIVDIRDIAVRLQGDVANAVVSFAEHDVSLIAVVSDVIRAGRPVVGFAFNSIGRFAQTGILRERVIPRLRVAAASDLLDAEGRRFDPAKIAAVAMRNEKPGGHGDRAGAVAALELAIWDLNAKLAGEPACQTIARAFGRSAPAATVHAYAAGGYYYPGDSANGLRNEFAAYRDLGFTAFKMKIGGAPLAQDLARIEAALALAGDGGALAVDANGRFDLDTALAYAQAIAPYRLRWYEEIGDPLDFDLNRRLAERYEGAIATGENLFSAADSRNLLLFGGMRPGLDLFQMDAGLSYGLGEFVRMIALMEQHGFDRRQAVPHGGHLINLHIVLGLGLGGCECYPGVFQPFGGYPAVCMLGAGEVRAADAPGFGLEQKLELRPFLAELCPQAF; translated from the coding sequence ATGAAAATCGTCGACATCCGCGACATCGCCGTGCGCCTGCAAGGCGATGTCGCCAATGCTGTGGTCAGCTTCGCCGAGCACGACGTCTCCCTGATCGCGGTCGTCTCGGACGTGATCCGTGCCGGCCGCCCGGTCGTCGGCTTCGCCTTCAACTCGATCGGGCGCTTCGCGCAGACCGGAATCCTGCGCGAGCGCGTGATCCCAAGGCTCAGGGTGGCCGCGGCAAGCGACCTGCTCGATGCGGAAGGTCGCCGCTTCGATCCGGCCAAGATCGCGGCGGTCGCGATGCGCAACGAGAAGCCCGGTGGTCACGGCGACCGGGCTGGTGCGGTCGCCGCGCTCGAGCTCGCGATCTGGGATCTCAACGCCAAGCTCGCCGGCGAGCCCGCCTGCCAGACGATCGCGCGCGCCTTCGGCCGCTCGGCGCCGGCAGCGACCGTCCACGCCTATGCCGCCGGCGGCTACTATTACCCTGGCGACAGCGCGAACGGGTTGCGCAACGAATTCGCCGCCTATCGCGATCTCGGCTTCACCGCCTTCAAGATGAAGATCGGCGGCGCGCCGCTGGCGCAGGATCTGGCGCGTATCGAGGCGGCGCTGGCGCTCGCCGGCGACGGCGGAGCGCTGGCGGTTGACGCCAATGGCCGCTTCGACCTCGACACCGCGCTGGCCTATGCGCAAGCGATCGCGCCCTACCGCCTGCGCTGGTACGAGGAAATCGGCGACCCTCTCGATTTCGACCTCAACCGCCGCCTCGCCGAGCGTTATGAAGGCGCGATCGCGACGGGTGAGAACCTGTTCTCGGCTGCCGACTCCAGGAATCTTCTCCTCTTCGGCGGAATGCGTCCCGGGCTGGACCTGTTCCAAATGGATGCCGGCCTAAGCTACGGGCTGGGCGAATTCGTCCGCATGATCGCGCTGATGGAGCAGCATGGCTTCGACCGGAGACAGGCCGTCCCGCATGGCGGGCACCTGATCAATCTGCATATCGTGCTCGGCCTCGGGCTCGGTGGCTGCGAATGCTATCCGGGCGTCTTCCAGCCTTTCGGTGGCTATCCGGCGGTCTGCATGCTCGGCGCGGGCGAGGTTCGTGCCGCCGACGCGCCCGGCTTCGGCCTGGAACAGAAGCTGGAGTTGCGGCCATTCCTCGCCGAGCTCTGCCCACAGGCGTTCTGA
- a CDS encoding class II fumarate hydratase — protein sequence MQSRTEHDAFGPVEIPADRYWGAQTQRALAVFAIGEERFPACLIHVFGLQKLAAARANRRLGALPAGIAEIVETAAEELRAGELDCHFPLTIWQTGSGTQTNMNVNEVLANRANELLGHGLGTRAPVHPNDHVNRSQSSNDSFPTVMHIATALELRDRLIPALTLLRDELQAGAARFAGVVKIGRTHLMDAVPMTMGQSFDAFARQIGHGIDRVMATWPRLSLLPQGGTAVGTGLNAPPGFDLIFCEEVSALAGIAFTPNPSKFEGMAAHDVLVEVSGALNVLAVSLSKIANDIRWLGSGPRCGLGELVIPDDGLTSSIMPGKRNPTIAEALLQACWQVIGNHATITAAGASGNFELNVAKPVLIYNLLQSIRLLADAASVFATRLVHELEVDAAKLAANVERSLLLATALNPVLGYDAVATITAKAVADDLTPRQATIELGLLSGEEFDRLVSIRKHL from the coding sequence ATGCAGTCCCGCACCGAGCACGATGCCTTCGGTCCGGTCGAGATTCCGGCCGACCGGTACTGGGGCGCGCAGACGCAGCGCGCTCTCGCGGTCTTCGCTATTGGCGAGGAGCGCTTTCCGGCCTGCCTGATCCACGTCTTCGGCCTTCAGAAACTGGCCGCCGCCCGCGCCAATCGCCGCCTCGGCGCATTGCCGGCCGGGATCGCCGAGATCGTCGAAACGGCAGCGGAGGAATTGAGAGCCGGCGAACTCGACTGCCACTTTCCGCTGACGATCTGGCAGACCGGCTCGGGCACGCAGACCAACATGAACGTCAACGAGGTGCTGGCGAACCGTGCGAACGAGTTGCTCGGTCATGGTCTCGGCACGCGCGCGCCGGTCCATCCCAACGACCACGTCAACCGCTCGCAATCCTCGAACGACAGCTTCCCGACGGTGATGCACATCGCCACGGCGCTGGAGCTGCGCGACAGGCTCATCCCGGCGCTGACCCTGCTGCGCGATGAACTGCAGGCCGGCGCCGCGCGCTTCGCCGGAGTCGTCAAAATCGGCAGGACGCATCTGATGGACGCGGTGCCGATGACGATGGGCCAAAGCTTTGACGCCTTCGCCCGGCAGATCGGCCACGGCATCGACCGGGTGATGGCGACATGGCCGCGGCTGAGCCTGCTGCCGCAGGGCGGCACAGCCGTCGGCACCGGGCTCAATGCGCCGCCGGGTTTCGATCTCATCTTCTGCGAGGAGGTGAGCGCGCTCGCCGGCATCGCCTTCACGCCCAACCCCAGCAAGTTCGAGGGCATGGCCGCGCATGACGTGCTGGTGGAAGTCTCGGGTGCGCTCAACGTGCTGGCGGTGTCGCTGAGCAAGATCGCCAACGACATCCGCTGGCTTGGCTCCGGGCCGCGCTGCGGCCTAGGCGAACTCGTCATACCCGATGACGGGCTGACCTCCTCGATCATGCCGGGAAAGCGCAACCCGACGATAGCGGAGGCGCTGCTGCAGGCCTGCTGGCAGGTCATCGGCAATCACGCGACAATCACGGCGGCCGGCGCCTCCGGCAATTTCGAGCTCAACGTCGCCAAGCCGGTCCTGATCTACAACCTGCTGCAATCGATCCGGCTGCTGGCCGACGCCGCAAGCGTGTTCGCGACGAGGCTCGTACATGAGCTCGAAGTCGACGCTGCGAAGCTCGCTGCCAATGTCGAGCGCTCGCTGCTGCTGGCAACCGCGCTGAACCCGGTACTCGGCTACGATGCCGTCGCGACGATCACTGCGAAGGCCGTCGCGGACGACCTGACACCGCGCCAGGCCACGATCGAGCTCGGCTTGCTATCGGGCGAGGAATTCGATCGGCTGGTCAGTATCAGGAAGCACCTCTGA
- a CDS encoding alpha-glucosidase/alpha-galactosidase, whose product MVKIAMMGAGSAVFVKNLLTDILNFTELGRVVISLHDIDPERLETGGMMARWTAKQFGADAVVEEHLDRRRALEGCDFVINMVQIGMHEATLLDFDIPRKYGLKQTIADTVGIGGIFRGLRTIPFMLDLVAEMRELCPDAVLLNYTNPMSILTWAVYKAYPEQRVVGLCHNVQHTARDLASYLGVEQSRLSYDCAGINHMTWFLKLQIDGKDAYPALRKAMADPEIYARDKVRFELMRTLGWFVSESSEHNAEYTPYFLRRDDQIAEYDVPVDEYVRRSVRNLGRYTETRRKLLAGEDFPLERSDEYGSLIIRAMVTGEPTVIYGNVENTRLIDNLPEGCCVEVPVIVDRNGLRPCHAGTLPPELAAHCAPHVFVQDLTVRAALDGDRERVHRAAALDRHAASVLSLQETRRMVDELIAAHGDALPKWKDAA is encoded by the coding sequence GTGGTCAAGATTGCCATGATGGGCGCGGGCAGCGCTGTCTTCGTCAAAAACCTGCTGACCGACATCCTGAACTTCACCGAGCTCGGGCGCGTCGTGATCTCGCTGCATGACATCGACCCCGAGCGGCTCGAGACCGGTGGGATGATGGCGCGCTGGACCGCCAAGCAGTTCGGCGCCGATGCGGTGGTCGAGGAGCATCTCGACCGAAGGCGGGCGCTCGAAGGCTGCGACTTCGTCATCAACATGGTCCAGATCGGCATGCACGAGGCGACGCTGCTCGACTTCGACATACCCAGGAAATACGGGCTGAAGCAGACGATCGCCGACACGGTCGGCATTGGCGGCATCTTCCGGGGCCTGCGTACCATCCCCTTCATGCTCGATCTCGTCGCCGAGATGCGCGAGCTCTGCCCCGACGCCGTCCTGCTGAACTACACCAATCCGATGAGCATCCTGACCTGGGCGGTCTACAAGGCTTATCCGGAGCAGCGTGTCGTCGGCCTCTGCCACAACGTCCAGCACACGGCGCGCGATCTTGCGAGCTATCTTGGCGTCGAGCAGTCGCGGCTGAGCTATGACTGCGCCGGCATCAACCACATGACCTGGTTCCTCAAGCTCCAGATCGACGGCAAGGACGCCTATCCGGCGCTGCGCAAGGCGATGGCCGACCCGGAGATCTACGCCAGGGACAAGGTCCGCTTTGAGCTGATGCGGACGCTCGGCTGGTTCGTCAGCGAATCCAGCGAGCACAATGCCGAGTACACCCCGTACTTCCTGCGCCGCGACGACCAGATCGCCGAATATGACGTTCCGGTCGACGAGTACGTCCGGCGCAGCGTCCGCAATCTCGGCCGCTATACTGAAACGCGGCGCAAGCTCCTGGCCGGCGAGGACTTCCCGCTGGAGCGCAGCGACGAGTACGGATCGCTGATCATCCGCGCCATGGTGACCGGCGAGCCGACGGTGATCTACGGCAATGTCGAGAACACCAGGCTGATCGACAACCTGCCCGAAGGCTGCTGCGTCGAGGTGCCGGTCATCGTCGATCGCAACGGCCTGCGCCCCTGCCATGCCGGCACGCTGCCGCCGGAGCTCGCGGCGCATTGCGCGCCCCATGTCTTTGTCCAGGACCTGACGGTGCGCGCCGCGCTCGACGGCGACCGCGAGCGCGTCCACCGGGCCGCGGCGCTGGACCGCCATGCGGCGAGCGTGCTGTCATTGCAGGAGACAAGGCGCATGGTCGACGAACTCATCGCCGCTCATGGCGACGCCTTGCCGAAATGGAAGGACGCGGCCTGA
- a CDS encoding carbohydrate ABC transporter permease, with amino-acid sequence MIAGTSRNALTGRLETTGIWLLLVAGAGIMFFPVYWMFATAVRPKDEVFSGAAGLIPSSFVWQNFTDAIGRVPFLSWTMNSLIITVFAVVITVTINLLCGYAFAKFRFAGRDILFLAVLSALMIPFQVIIVPLFLVVSELGLLSDYWGVILPRAAEAFGIFMVRQFMVSIPDELLEAARIDGASELKIFFKIVVPLSKPIIAVLVIFTFMWRWNDFALPLVVMMKHEMYTVQLGLNLLRGQFNTEWTMIMAIALLSLVPMLIIFTFFQRYFVQGISGSGLK; translated from the coding sequence ATGATCGCGGGAACGAGCCGTAACGCCCTGACCGGGCGTCTCGAAACCACCGGCATCTGGCTGCTCCTCGTCGCGGGCGCCGGGATCATGTTCTTCCCCGTCTACTGGATGTTCGCGACTGCGGTTCGGCCGAAGGACGAGGTCTTCAGTGGCGCCGCCGGCCTGATCCCGTCGAGCTTCGTCTGGCAGAACTTCACGGACGCAATCGGGCGCGTGCCGTTCCTGAGCTGGACGATGAACTCGCTGATCATCACCGTGTTCGCGGTGGTGATCACCGTGACGATCAACCTGCTCTGCGGCTATGCCTTCGCCAAGTTCCGCTTCGCCGGCCGCGACATCCTTTTCCTCGCGGTGCTGTCTGCGCTGATGATCCCGTTCCAGGTCATCATCGTGCCGCTCTTCCTGGTGGTTTCCGAGCTCGGCCTGCTCAGCGACTACTGGGGCGTCATCCTGCCGCGCGCAGCCGAGGCTTTCGGCATCTTCATGGTGCGCCAGTTCATGGTCTCGATCCCCGACGAGCTGCTCGAGGCGGCGCGCATCGACGGCGCCAGCGAACTGAAGATCTTCTTCAAGATCGTCGTGCCGCTCTCGAAGCCGATCATCGCCGTGCTGGTGATCTTCACCTTCATGTGGCGCTGGAACGACTTCGCCCTGCCGCTGGTCGTGATGATGAAGCACGAGATGTACACCGTCCAGCTCGGCCTCAATCTGCTGCGCGGCCAATTCAACACCGAGTGGACGATGATCATGGCGATCGCGCTGCTTTCGCTGGTGCCGATGCTGATCATCTTCACCTTCTTCCAGCGCTATTTCGTCCAGGGCATCTCCGGCTCGGGCCTCAAGTGA
- a CDS encoding carbohydrate ABC transporter permease, producing MAIAENLRGPAVGRPSAADARRYWLQARRNQLTPYLFIAPNMALFSVFVFFPLLYAFYISLREWSLIDTPRYIGLENYARLAHDALFWQSLSNTAIYSFATVPMSLAIGLVLAIALNRDLLGRTLLRSVFFLPVVISNVATAVIAAWLFNDNYGVINTLLQQIGIGPVAWLSSPRWALFSLIVTSLWVRIGFCMVVYLAALQSISPTYYDAAQMDGASRWQQFRFVTWPLLRPATFLLLILGVIHSFQVFDLIYVMTGGGPGFSTTMIVQYIYQAAFVGSEMGYASAMGMVLFVMILIFTLLQWRGNRRVEDVA from the coding sequence ATGGCCATCGCGGAAAACCTGAGGGGGCCGGCTGTCGGCCGGCCTTCGGCGGCGGATGCGCGGCGCTACTGGCTGCAGGCCAGGCGCAACCAGCTGACGCCCTACCTGTTCATCGCCCCGAACATGGCGCTGTTCTCGGTCTTCGTCTTCTTCCCGCTGCTCTACGCATTCTACATCAGCCTGCGGGAATGGAGCCTGATCGATACGCCGCGCTATATCGGGCTGGAGAACTATGCTCGCCTCGCTCATGACGCGCTGTTCTGGCAGTCGCTGAGCAATACCGCGATCTACTCCTTCGCGACCGTCCCGATGAGCCTCGCCATCGGCCTCGTGCTGGCGATCGCCCTCAACCGCGACCTTCTCGGCCGCACTCTCCTGCGCAGCGTCTTCTTCCTGCCGGTGGTGATCTCCAACGTCGCCACGGCAGTGATCGCGGCCTGGCTCTTCAACGACAATTACGGCGTCATCAACACGCTGCTGCAACAGATCGGCATCGGGCCCGTCGCCTGGCTGTCCTCGCCGCGCTGGGCGCTGTTCTCCCTGATCGTCACCTCGCTCTGGGTCCGCATCGGCTTCTGCATGGTGGTCTATCTCGCCGCGCTGCAGTCGATCTCGCCGACCTATTACGATGCTGCGCAGATGGACGGCGCCAGCCGCTGGCAGCAGTTCCGCTTCGTCACCTGGCCGCTGCTGCGGCCGGCGACCTTCCTGCTGCTGATCCTGGGCGTGATCCACTCCTTCCAGGTCTTCGACCTGATCTACGTCATGACTGGCGGGGGTCCCGGTTTCTCGACGACGATGATCGTCCAGTACATCTACCAGGCCGCCTTCGTCGGTTCGGAGATGGGCTATGCCAGCGCCATGGGCATGGTCCTGTTCGTGATGATCCTGATCTTCACCCTGCTGCAGTGGCGGGGGAACCGCCGGGTCGAGGACGTGGCATGA
- a CDS encoding ABC transporter substrate-binding protein, translating to MTTITKRSFLKTGLCAGIGAGAGMYWGAASAQKAASLSMTSWGSPAEVAAFNALIEQYKARNPNVAIKLEVVPSGQYYQQLDTRFAGKQAPDIFRAQYQRIGRYGQSGAAIDLSQYLDAGFGQDFLPSVWRASTFRGKPHALPHHTDTFALFYNAEIFEKLGIEAPRSLDKSWSWQEFISAAKLVKEKAGLNYAFAMNWQNSNAYRWLMYLYQHGGQLLDNELKGPQINTKEAAETVAWTQSWFTDGLVPPNTSLKSSEPVQNLFATGKIAMLLHGDWQIPFIQDQAKFKWGVTYLPRDVAMAADLGGNALAVSRDSKSPDVAADFVKFMVEEEPMRAFVTKAQFLPVRKSLKDKGLVYDIRNEEMKVFLEQSATVPEHLVSTIVMPTWDRFNAKLADELELAFTSGQSPAATVANIEKHVRSTLLV from the coding sequence ATGACGACCATCACCAAGCGCAGCTTCCTCAAGACCGGCCTGTGCGCCGGCATTGGCGCCGGGGCCGGCATGTACTGGGGCGCAGCGAGCGCCCAGAAGGCCGCGTCGCTGAGCATGACCTCCTGGGGGTCGCCCGCCGAGGTCGCCGCTTTCAACGCCCTGATCGAGCAGTACAAGGCCCGCAATCCCAACGTTGCCATCAAGCTCGAGGTCGTCCCGAGCGGCCAGTATTACCAGCAGCTCGACACCCGCTTCGCCGGCAAGCAGGCGCCGGACATCTTCCGCGCCCAGTACCAGCGGATCGGGCGCTACGGGCAGAGCGGCGCGGCGATCGACCTGTCGCAATATCTCGATGCCGGGTTCGGCCAGGACTTCCTGCCCTCGGTCTGGCGTGCCTCGACCTTCAGGGGCAAGCCCCACGCCTTGCCGCATCACACCGACACCTTCGCGCTGTTCTACAACGCCGAGATCTTCGAGAAGCTCGGCATCGAGGCGCCCAGGAGCCTCGACAAGAGCTGGAGCTGGCAGGAGTTCATCAGCGCCGCCAAGCTGGTGAAGGAGAAGGCTGGCCTGAACTACGCCTTCGCGATGAACTGGCAGAACTCCAACGCCTATCGCTGGCTGATGTATCTCTATCAGCATGGCGGCCAGCTGCTCGACAACGAGCTGAAGGGCCCGCAGATCAATACGAAGGAGGCGGCCGAGACCGTCGCCTGGACCCAGAGCTGGTTCACGGATGGGCTCGTTCCGCCCAATACATCGCTGAAGAGTTCCGAGCCGGTGCAGAACCTGTTCGCGACCGGCAAGATCGCCATGCTGCTGCATGGCGACTGGCAGATCCCCTTCATCCAGGACCAGGCCAAGTTCAAATGGGGCGTCACCTATCTGCCGCGCGACGTCGCGATGGCCGCCGATCTCGGCGGCAATGCCCTGGCGGTCTCGCGTGACAGCAAGAGCCCCGACGTCGCGGCCGACTTCGTCAAGTTCATGGTCGAGGAGGAACCGATGCGCGCCTTCGTCACCAAGGCGCAGTTCCTGCCGGTGCGCAAATCGCTGAAGGACAAGGGCCTCGTCTATGACATCCGCAACGAGGAGATGAAGGTCTTCCTCGAGCAGTCGGCGACCGTCCCGGAGCATCTCGTCAGCACCATCGTCATGCCGACCTGGGATCGCTTCAACGCCAAGCTGGCCGACGAGCTCGAGCTTGCCTTCACCTCCGGCCAGTCGCCGGCAGCGACCGTCGCGAACATCGAAAAGCACGTGCGTTCCACGCTGCTGGTCTGA
- a CDS encoding LacI family DNA-binding transcriptional regulator — protein sequence MKRALPLKRTNSRATSAEVAKLAGVSRTTVSLVLNDRGGELGISAETRARVADAAARLSYQPSHAARSLRRWRTNVIALLLYTLDSFYNAEIIGAAHAAALERGYSLNIMSAKFDEVQRRAYSLLSGGVADGVIVAAPPADLAADLKKLAENGMPIVVMQHHSPDPAIQAVRVDLERGGYVATRHLLALGHRRIAHIGSASQRLLKRRERSDGYARALQEAGIAADPQLVAMAEPSLAGGFAAMEELLAQEKRPSAVFVYSDQMAVGALHALRKRGVRVPQEMAVVGFDGIALGGFVTPELTTVDYSRADIGRLAVEAVIGRLEGEAEPPPREQVLPVRLLVRESCGGMRAATGREGA from the coding sequence GTCTCGCGCACCACTGTCTCCCTCGTTCTCAATGATCGCGGCGGCGAGCTCGGCATCTCGGCCGAGACGCGGGCCCGCGTCGCCGACGCGGCGGCCCGGTTGAGCTATCAGCCGAGCCATGCCGCTCGCTCGCTGCGGCGCTGGCGCACCAACGTCATCGCGCTGCTGCTCTATACGCTCGACAGCTTCTACAATGCCGAGATCATCGGCGCCGCCCATGCGGCTGCCCTCGAGCGCGGCTACTCGCTGAACATCATGTCGGCGAAGTTCGACGAGGTGCAGCGGCGGGCCTATTCGCTGCTCTCGGGCGGCGTCGCCGATGGCGTCATCGTCGCTGCTCCGCCCGCCGATCTCGCCGCCGACCTCAAGAAGCTCGCCGAGAACGGCATGCCGATCGTGGTGATGCAGCACCACAGCCCCGATCCGGCGATCCAGGCGGTACGCGTCGATCTGGAGCGGGGCGGCTATGTCGCGACCCGCCACCTGCTCGCTCTCGGCCATCGCCGCATCGCCCATATCGGCAGCGCCTCGCAGCGCCTGCTGAAGCGCCGCGAGCGCTCGGACGGCTATGCGCGGGCGCTGCAGGAAGCCGGGATCGCCGCCGACCCGCAGCTCGTCGCGATGGCGGAGCCGAGCCTCGCTGGCGGCTTCGCCGCGATGGAAGAGCTGCTGGCGCAGGAGAAGCGTCCAAGCGCCGTCTTCGTCTACAGCGACCAGATGGCAGTCGGAGCGCTGCATGCGCTGCGCAAACGCGGCGTGCGGGTGCCGCAGGAGATGGCGGTCGTCGGCTTCGACGGCATCGCGCTCGGTGGCTTCGTCACGCCGGAACTGACCACGGTCGACTATTCCCGCGCTGATATCGGCCGGCTCGCGGTCGAGGCGGTGATCGGCCGGCTGGAAGGCGAGGCCGAGCCGCCACCGCGCGAGCAGGTGCTGCCGGTGCGTCTGCTTGTGCGCGAATCCTGCGGCGGCATGCGCGCCGCTACCGGCCGGGAAGGAGCCTGA